Proteins encoded in a region of the Marinococcus sp. PL1-022 genome:
- a CDS encoding ArsR/SmtB family transcription factor, translated as MDPIDLFKALSNETRLKILWWLKEPEKHFPKQQAHLPKEVSIEGGVCVGDIQEKVQASQSTVSHYLNMMQKAGLLESVRYGQWTYYRRNEDTLQRLAEYLKTEI; from the coding sequence ATGGACCCAATAGATCTGTTTAAAGCACTTTCAAACGAAACCCGTCTGAAGATTCTCTGGTGGCTGAAGGAACCGGAAAAGCATTTTCCTAAACAGCAGGCCCACCTGCCGAAGGAGGTAAGCATTGAAGGGGGCGTCTGCGTGGGAGATATTCAGGAAAAAGTGCAGGCTTCCCAGTCCACGGTGTCGCACTATCTGAATATGATGCAGAAGGCCGGACTGCTGGAATCCGTCCGCTACGGCCAATGGACGTACTACAGACGAAATGAAGACACACTTCAACGGCTGGCGGAGTATCTGAAAACAGAAATCTAG
- a CDS encoding MFS transporter gives MSVHEQENHLSRKQKVLAFTLTLLTFVMGTSEFVIVGLLSEISSDLGIRLATAGTLVSGFAIAYAIGTPVLTAFLSRFPKYRIMIMLIILFIAGNVVSALAGTYAVLLLSRIATAMVSGVLTALAMSVAGDTMPAAKKPAVIASIFAGFTIANVLGVPLGTFIGQLSNWQVTFWVTALLGVVALLISLGVLPKDIKSEKSSIKDQAALFTQPRILLAFLIPIFGIAGTYTIYTYITPIIEDGLSISSSYVSVVLLGYGAFSIFSNVLAGKIASRNGISRLRYVFVVQSVVLLSLYFTMASTIAGLISIMLIAVMIYAMNATIQLYLMNLAELYSPSAKDLASALTPVAVNVGIALGSAAGGVVVAAGSIAFLPWAGGFSALIAAGLASLSYVLDRKEARTRTVSISSE, from the coding sequence ATGAGTGTACATGAACAGGAAAATCATTTGAGCCGCAAACAAAAGGTGTTGGCGTTTACGCTGACGCTGCTGACGTTTGTGATGGGAACGAGCGAGTTTGTTATTGTCGGGCTGCTTTCAGAAATCTCCTCCGATCTGGGCATACGCCTGGCCACGGCAGGAACGCTTGTGTCAGGGTTCGCGATTGCCTATGCGATCGGTACGCCGGTATTAACCGCCTTTTTGAGCCGGTTTCCTAAATACAGAATTATGATTATGCTGATCATATTGTTTATCGCTGGCAATGTGGTCAGCGCCTTGGCAGGCACGTACGCAGTGCTGCTGTTATCAAGGATTGCTACGGCGATGGTGAGCGGCGTATTAACGGCCCTCGCCATGTCGGTCGCAGGGGACACGATGCCGGCGGCCAAAAAGCCGGCGGTGATCGCTTCCATTTTTGCCGGTTTTACGATCGCCAACGTGCTGGGCGTACCTCTGGGGACGTTTATCGGCCAGCTGTCGAACTGGCAGGTAACGTTCTGGGTGACAGCGCTTCTCGGGGTCGTGGCGCTCCTGATTAGTTTAGGGGTTCTTCCGAAAGATATAAAAAGTGAAAAAAGCTCGATCAAGGACCAGGCTGCCCTTTTTACACAGCCGCGGATTCTGTTAGCCTTCTTGATTCCTATTTTCGGTATCGCCGGCACGTATACGATTTATACGTATATCACGCCTATTATTGAAGACGGGCTGTCGATCTCGAGCAGCTATGTGAGTGTCGTGCTTCTCGGCTACGGTGCTTTTTCGATTTTCAGTAACGTATTGGCAGGAAAAATTGCCAGCCGTAACGGCATCTCGAGGCTCAGGTATGTATTCGTTGTTCAAAGCGTGGTGCTGCTTTCGCTCTATTTCACCATGGCCTCCACCATTGCCGGTTTAATCAGCATTATGCTTATCGCGGTCATGATTTATGCCATGAACGCCACCATCCAGCTGTATTTAATGAACCTCGCGGAATTGTATTCTCCTTCCGCGAAAGACCTGGCGTCTGCGCTGACGCCTGTTGCGGTAAATGTCGGGATCGCTTTGGGCTCTGCGGCGGGAGGAGTCGTAGTAGCAGCGGGAAGCATTGCGTTCCTTCCCTGGGCCGGCGGCTTTTCCGCCCTGATAGCTGCAGGATTGGCTTCGTTAAGCTATGTTCTGGATAGGAAGGAAGCGCGAACTCGGACAGTAAGTATTTCATCCGAATAA
- a CDS encoding zinc-binding dehydrogenase, with product MKAVQVVGYGGLDKLELAEVPVPEPKDGEVLVKVKACAINNTEIWMREGAYGTGKDSGWRPEGVQFPRIPGSDITGEVVQAGSRENEDLLGKRVVLFPFTSSGEPGYEHISEDMSFIGSEYDRGYAEYVVWPAELCFDMPLSSYSDSAAFSVSGLTAWHMARQVNIQPGETIMVTGANGGVGSLNVQIASKVFGARVIALAGSFEHEENLKALGASLGLSYKSDQLQEEILEWNGGPIDAVLDVVGDALFSLSLDVLKKGGRFCISGSAGGQITTLDLRTLYLKHITMYGSVLGTKAEFKELINAVSDGRIKPVIDKYFPLEEAREAQRYFKNKGKAGKIVLLPDTPIVQ from the coding sequence ATGAAAGCTGTACAGGTGGTGGGCTATGGCGGCCTGGATAAGCTGGAGCTCGCAGAGGTTCCTGTTCCGGAGCCTAAGGACGGGGAAGTACTGGTCAAAGTAAAGGCATGTGCAATTAATAACACGGAAATCTGGATGAGGGAGGGAGCTTACGGAACCGGGAAAGACTCCGGCTGGCGGCCGGAGGGCGTCCAGTTCCCGCGCATTCCCGGATCAGATATCACTGGGGAGGTCGTGCAGGCAGGGAGCAGGGAAAACGAAGATCTGCTCGGTAAACGGGTAGTATTGTTTCCGTTCACCTCCAGCGGCGAGCCTGGTTATGAGCATATTTCAGAGGATATGTCTTTTATAGGCTCAGAATACGATAGAGGCTACGCTGAATATGTCGTATGGCCGGCTGAGCTGTGCTTTGATATGCCGTTATCCAGCTATTCAGACAGTGCCGCGTTCTCGGTGAGCGGACTGACGGCCTGGCATATGGCCCGGCAGGTGAACATCCAGCCGGGGGAAACGATTATGGTTACGGGAGCCAATGGCGGCGTCGGCTCGTTAAATGTGCAAATTGCCTCAAAGGTGTTTGGAGCCAGAGTGATCGCCCTCGCAGGAAGTTTCGAGCATGAGGAAAACCTCAAAGCATTAGGCGCTTCCCTGGGGCTATCTTACAAATCCGATCAGCTTCAGGAAGAGATTTTGGAGTGGAACGGTGGACCTATTGATGCAGTGTTGGACGTTGTTGGAGATGCGCTGTTTTCCCTGTCCCTTGACGTGCTGAAAAAGGGAGGCAGATTTTGTATCTCCGGATCTGCCGGCGGACAGATAACTACGCTTGATTTACGGACGCTGTACTTAAAGCATATTACAATGTATGGTTCTGTCCTGGGCACAAAAGCAGAGTTTAAAGAGTTGATAAACGCTGTTTCTGATGGACGGATCAAGCCGGTCATCGATAAATATTTTCCTTTAGAGGAAGCAAGAGAGGCTCAGAGATACTTTAAAAATAAAGGCAAAGCAGGAAAAATCGTTCTGCTTCCTGATACGCCCATTGTCCAGTAA
- a CDS encoding NADPH-dependent FMN reductase, producing the protein MKLIGLSGSQVGSKTRTAMNKAIIKVNERYPDIETEVIDLAEYSMLFSDGRHYLDYEGDTGYVTQQLMAADAVIIGMPIFQASIPGALKNVFDLLPVDAFRDKTVSMLVTAGSPKHYLVADLQLKPILSYMKAQIVQTYVFIEEKDFHQKEIINTDVLDRLDRLAEDTVVLSQTFEQIRESQYDF; encoded by the coding sequence ATGAAACTAATTGGCTTGTCCGGCTCACAGGTCGGTTCCAAAACGAGAACGGCCATGAACAAAGCTATAATAAAGGTTAATGAGAGATATCCTGATATTGAAACCGAGGTGATTGATCTGGCGGAATACTCGATGCTGTTCAGCGACGGCCGCCATTACCTCGACTACGAAGGAGACACCGGCTATGTCACCCAACAGCTGATGGCAGCAGACGCTGTTATTATCGGCATGCCCATCTTTCAGGCGTCTATTCCAGGAGCTTTAAAGAACGTATTCGATCTGCTGCCGGTTGATGCATTTCGTGACAAAACAGTGAGTATGCTCGTCACCGCCGGGTCGCCTAAGCATTATTTAGTTGCAGATCTGCAGCTTAAGCCGATTTTGTCCTATATGAAGGCCCAAATCGTTCAGACGTATGTATTTATTGAAGAAAAAGACTTTCATCAGAAAGAAATTATTAATACCGATGTGCTCGACCGTCTGGACCGCTTAGCGGAGGATACCGTTGTCCTCTCGCAGACCTTTGAACAAATACGGGAAAGCCAATATGACTTTTAG
- a CDS encoding LLM class flavin-dependent oxidoreductase, with the protein MKQYRIHPENGLEFGIYTLGDHLPDPHTGERISAQDRIHELIEYATLAEQAGLDFFSIGESHQEYFATQAHAVVLSAIAQATNRIKIGSSSTIISTSDPVRVYENFATIDLISKGRTELVAGRASRVGLFDLLGYNVRDYEALYEEKFDLLRQINEQKNINWEGEFRAPLTNAKVLPRPAEGSLPIWRAVGGTPASAMKAGYAGVPMFMAHLGGSSDRFKQTVDAYRDAARAGGHDPAELPVATAGFFYAAETTQQALKDLYPHINEGMKRTNGGGFPKQLFAQGAEPHNIMNTGSPQEIIEKILHQHEVFGHQRYIAQIDFGGMPMDKIRKNIELIGDTILPAVKKYTAQK; encoded by the coding sequence ATGAAACAATATCGCATTCATCCGGAGAATGGACTGGAATTTGGCATTTATACCCTGGGAGATCATCTGCCCGATCCGCATACGGGAGAGAGAATATCAGCCCAGGACCGGATTCATGAATTAATCGAATACGCCACGCTTGCTGAACAGGCGGGACTGGATTTCTTCAGCATCGGGGAAAGCCATCAGGAATATTTCGCCACCCAGGCCCACGCGGTTGTTCTTTCAGCTATTGCCCAGGCGACAAATCGAATAAAAATCGGCAGCTCCTCCACGATCATCAGCACCTCGGATCCTGTCCGGGTATACGAGAATTTCGCCACCATTGACTTGATTTCCAAAGGACGCACCGAGCTTGTGGCAGGACGCGCCTCCCGAGTTGGATTGTTTGACCTGCTGGGCTATAATGTCCGCGATTATGAGGCCCTGTATGAAGAAAAATTTGATCTGCTTCGGCAGATCAATGAACAGAAAAATATAAATTGGGAAGGAGAATTCCGGGCACCGTTAACGAATGCCAAAGTGCTCCCCCGCCCTGCGGAGGGGTCGCTTCCCATCTGGCGTGCCGTCGGCGGAACACCGGCCAGCGCGATGAAAGCCGGTTATGCCGGGGTTCCTATGTTTATGGCTCATTTAGGCGGATCGTCGGACCGTTTTAAACAAACCGTTGATGCTTACAGGGATGCAGCCCGTGCCGGCGGCCATGATCCGGCGGAGCTGCCGGTGGCCACAGCTGGCTTCTTTTACGCAGCCGAGACAACCCAGCAGGCGCTCAAGGACCTGTATCCCCACATTAATGAAGGCATGAAGCGCACCAACGGTGGAGGCTTCCCGAAGCAGCTGTTTGCCCAGGGGGCCGAGCCGCATAATATTATGAACACGGGCAGTCCCCAGGAAATTATCGAAAAAATACTGCACCAGCATGAAGTATTCGGGCATCAGCGCTACATTGCCCAGATTGATTTCGGCGGGATGCCAATGGATAAAATAAGAAAAAATATCGAACTGATCGGGGATACCATTCTGCCGGCTGTTAAAAAATACACGGCACAAAAATAA
- a CDS encoding universal stress protein, which translates to MAHYQRILVGIDAVEIPTYTVFDEAKKMAADHGATLIIAFVFDQKRYATLQRMDPKGIEQLRTKAALYLEACQQAAWAHGIENVETVMDSGVPKKRLAVDLANRYQADAIIVGESGGTRFERLMFGHTSKAIRRKANCDVHVVQNS; encoded by the coding sequence ATGGCTCATTATCAACGGATTTTAGTAGGAATTGATGCTGTCGAGATTCCCACCTATACAGTGTTCGACGAGGCAAAGAAAATGGCGGCCGACCACGGGGCCACATTAATCATAGCTTTTGTGTTCGATCAAAAAAGGTATGCAACGCTGCAGCGCATGGACCCCAAGGGGATTGAACAATTGCGGACGAAAGCCGCTCTGTATCTCGAAGCTTGTCAGCAGGCGGCGTGGGCTCATGGAATTGAGAATGTGGAAACAGTTATGGATTCCGGGGTTCCGAAGAAACGATTAGCGGTCGATTTAGCTAACCGTTACCAGGCGGATGCTATTATTGTAGGCGAAAGCGGTGGTACGCGGTTCGAACGTCTGATGTTTGGCCACACGTCTAAAGCCATCCGCCGAAAAGCAAACTGTGATGTGCATGTAGTGCAAAACAGCTGA
- a CDS encoding GntP family permease yields MEGFGLIVVIALGVLFVIFATAKLKLHPFLSLLIAAFGLGIAAGLPLPDVVEAVNSGFGDLMGGIGLVIVFGTIIGVILEKSGAALRMAEVVLRLVGERRPQLAMSVIGSIVSIPVFCDSGYVILSSLKKALARRAKVTVASMAIALSTGLFATHTLVPPTPGPIAAAGNIGAEDYLGTIILIGIVVAVPTIMAGYLWAMKAGTNIHIEGEDDHSFDYNAIVNEFGAMPSALKSFAPIVVPILLIGFSSVITFAGWQGPLFEVFLFLGAPAVALLIGLLSAFSLLPKYDEETLTEWVGTGIKEAAPILLITGAGGAFGSVITATPVAQFIEGVAANEAFAGAIFVFIPFLIAAALKTAQGSSTAALVITSSLVAPLLGELGIEGALPLALVVMAVGAGAMVVSHVNDSYFWVVKEFSGMSVTQAYKAQTTGTLIQGVTAIFVTFALWLIFV; encoded by the coding sequence ATGGAAGGCTTCGGTCTGATTGTAGTAATCGCGCTGGGAGTGCTGTTTGTTATTTTTGCCACAGCGAAATTAAAGCTTCATCCGTTTTTGTCCCTGTTAATTGCTGCCTTTGGTCTTGGCATTGCCGCAGGGCTCCCGCTTCCTGACGTGGTAGAGGCTGTGAACAGCGGATTCGGGGATCTGATGGGCGGCATCGGGCTGGTGATTGTGTTTGGAACGATCATTGGAGTGATTCTGGAAAAATCCGGGGCAGCGCTGCGCATGGCGGAGGTCGTTTTGCGTCTTGTAGGGGAACGGAGGCCCCAGCTCGCCATGAGTGTAATTGGAAGCATCGTCAGTATCCCCGTCTTTTGCGATTCCGGCTACGTTATATTGTCGTCCTTGAAGAAGGCTCTTGCGCGCAGAGCGAAGGTCACCGTCGCTTCCATGGCCATCGCCTTGTCCACAGGGCTGTTTGCCACTCATACTCTCGTGCCTCCAACGCCCGGACCAATCGCAGCTGCCGGAAATATTGGAGCGGAAGACTATCTGGGCACGATCATTTTAATCGGTATTGTTGTAGCTGTTCCAACCATCATGGCCGGCTATCTGTGGGCCATGAAGGCAGGAACTAACATACATATCGAAGGCGAGGATGACCATTCGTTCGACTATAATGCCATCGTAAACGAATTTGGGGCAATGCCCTCGGCTCTCAAGTCCTTTGCCCCGATAGTGGTGCCGATTCTTCTCATCGGGTTCAGCTCGGTCATTACGTTTGCCGGCTGGCAGGGACCGCTATTTGAGGTTTTTCTTTTTCTCGGCGCACCGGCAGTGGCTCTTTTGATCGGCCTTCTGTCCGCATTTAGTCTCCTGCCCAAATACGATGAGGAAACCTTGACGGAATGGGTAGGGACCGGCATTAAAGAAGCCGCGCCGATCCTGCTGATCACCGGCGCAGGAGGCGCTTTCGGCTCGGTTATTACGGCAACGCCGGTGGCCCAGTTCATCGAGGGCGTCGCCGCCAATGAAGCCTTCGCCGGTGCCATCTTTGTCTTTATCCCGTTCCTGATTGCGGCCGCTCTGAAAACTGCCCAGGGCTCGTCCACTGCGGCGCTTGTCATCACTTCGTCGCTGGTCGCACCGCTCTTGGGCGAGCTGGGCATCGAAGGAGCCCTGCCGCTGGCGCTCGTGGTCATGGCTGTTGGCGCAGGGGCTATGGTCGTCTCCCACGTGAACGACAGCTACTTCTGGGTCGTCAAGGAGTTCAGCGGCATGTCGGTCACTCAGGCGTACAAGGCGCAGACTACGGGAACGCTGATTCAGGGCGTGACCGCGATTTTTGTTACATTCGCTTTATGGCTGATTTTTGTTTAA
- a CDS encoding peptide MFS transporter, which yields MNGKSKQEILDSVPQKGFLGHPKGLFTLFFTEFWERFSYYGMRAILLFYMYNEVSNGGLGLDEGTAASIMAIYGSLVYMSGIIGGWIADRLLGSTGTVFYGGILIMLGHVALSFPGGVQALFVSMFLIVIGTGLLKPNVSSVVGDLYSETDNRRDSGFSIFYMGINLGAFIAPLIVGTVGQSYNFHLGFGIAAVGMLAGLIVFIVTKKKYLGLAGTNVPNPLSKAERKTVAGRLGIGIIILGLLGAASSYLGILTIDSFIFLISILGVVIPTIYFIVMYKSPKTTATEQSRLLAYIPLFVAAMMFWAIQEQGSVILARYADQRTELSSFGIELQSSWFQSLNPLFIIFLAPLFAWLWLKWGDRQPSTPKKFAFGLFFAGLSFLVMIVPAVINGTSSLVSPWWLVLSFFLVVLGELCLSPVGLSSTTKLAPVAFSAQTMSLWFLTNASAQAINAQIVKFYSPDSEIVYFGVIGGASILLGALLLALSPLIQRLMRGVN from the coding sequence ATGAATGGGAAAAGCAAGCAGGAGATTTTGGACAGTGTCCCTCAAAAGGGTTTTTTAGGCCATCCTAAAGGGCTGTTCACATTATTTTTCACGGAGTTTTGGGAACGGTTCTCCTACTACGGAATGCGGGCCATTCTGTTATTTTACATGTATAACGAAGTTTCTAACGGGGGCCTGGGCCTGGACGAAGGAACAGCAGCTTCGATCATGGCCATCTACGGGTCGCTCGTTTACATGTCAGGGATTATTGGCGGCTGGATTGCCGACCGGCTGCTTGGCAGCACAGGCACCGTTTTTTACGGGGGCATCCTCATTATGCTCGGGCACGTAGCCCTTTCCTTCCCCGGAGGCGTGCAGGCATTATTTGTCAGCATGTTTCTGATCGTTATCGGGACCGGGCTGTTGAAGCCGAACGTTTCGAGCGTGGTTGGAGATTTATACAGCGAAACAGACAACCGGAGAGATTCCGGCTTCAGTATCTTTTACATGGGTATTAATCTGGGTGCGTTTATCGCCCCGTTAATTGTCGGCACCGTCGGCCAGAGCTACAATTTCCATCTTGGATTTGGTATTGCCGCTGTGGGAATGCTCGCGGGGCTGATCGTATTTATTGTCACCAAAAAGAAATACCTTGGGCTCGCCGGAACCAATGTTCCGAACCCGTTATCCAAAGCGGAGAGAAAAACCGTCGCCGGCCGCCTGGGCATTGGCATCATTATTCTTGGCCTGCTCGGTGCCGCTTCAAGCTACCTCGGCATTTTGACCATTGATAGCTTTATCTTTCTTATCAGTATTCTCGGGGTGGTTATTCCTACGATATACTTTATCGTAATGTATAAAAGCCCGAAGACTACGGCGACAGAGCAGTCCCGGCTGCTCGCCTACATTCCTTTGTTTGTGGCTGCAATGATGTTTTGGGCCATTCAGGAGCAGGGGTCAGTGATTCTTGCACGCTATGCCGATCAGCGGACAGAGCTCAGCTCCTTTGGCATTGAACTGCAGTCTTCCTGGTTTCAGTCGCTCAACCCGCTGTTTATCATCTTTCTTGCACCGCTGTTTGCCTGGCTCTGGCTGAAATGGGGCGACCGCCAGCCTTCCACTCCTAAAAAATTCGCCTTCGGCTTATTTTTTGCCGGACTGTCATTTTTAGTCATGATTGTTCCTGCCGTCATCAATGGCACGTCGTCTCTCGTCAGCCCATGGTGGCTCGTGCTCAGCTTTTTCCTTGTCGTTCTCGGGGAGCTCTGTTTATCTCCCGTCGGCCTTTCATCCACCACAAAGCTCGCGCCAGTTGCCTTCTCTGCCCAGACGATGAGCCTGTGGTTTTTAACAAATGCCTCCGCGCAGGCGATTAACGCGCAAATTGTGAAGTTTTACTCCCCCGACTCGGAGATCGTTTATTTCGGAGTGATCGGAGGCGCTTCTATTCTATTGGGCGCCCTTCTCTTAGCTCTGTCTCCGCTGATTCAGCGATTGATGCGGGGCGTTAATTAA
- a CDS encoding HD-GYP domain-containing protein, translated as MTRLFDIQPGDVLTKDVLRKNTVVLRRGTVLTPRLVEKLKHWRIEEVTITGETRDASPEPKAPPAKEPFSEEELFRIKGNFFQGIAGIGNEYRLGFALNDLDTLHWLEALFVSLHEHPAMITLLEKIQAVDDYTYQHSFDTFVLGSLIAAKSGITELQDVAAGFLLHDIGKTKIPSAILDKPRALTSQEMTFVKLHTLYGYQILTDYGFPEEVAMLAQSHHERLDGSGYPWELSALHIPKAVRILSVVDVYSALSLDRPYRPAMPSHQAIEILFEEQHGLELELIKMLCEILEIYPVGATVSLTDKSIAKVVRVDSKIPTFPLLKDAQSKHVFTMPTNRSLKVDTMLQHES; from the coding sequence ATGACCAGACTTTTTGATATACAGCCGGGCGATGTTCTGACTAAAGACGTGCTGCGTAAAAATACAGTGGTATTGCGGCGTGGAACGGTACTTACCCCCCGGCTGGTTGAGAAATTAAAGCACTGGCGTATCGAAGAAGTGACAATTACGGGTGAAACCCGGGACGCTTCTCCGGAGCCCAAAGCCCCGCCGGCAAAAGAACCTTTTTCAGAGGAAGAATTATTCCGTATTAAGGGTAATTTCTTTCAGGGTATCGCCGGGATCGGAAACGAATACCGGCTTGGGTTTGCCTTAAATGATCTTGATACCCTGCACTGGCTCGAAGCCTTATTTGTATCGTTACATGAGCATCCAGCCATGATTACCCTACTGGAAAAAATTCAGGCGGTGGACGATTATACATATCAGCATTCATTCGACACCTTTGTGCTTGGAAGCTTAATAGCCGCCAAGTCCGGTATAACGGAACTTCAGGATGTGGCAGCCGGGTTTTTACTGCATGATATTGGTAAAACCAAAATTCCTTCAGCTATTCTGGATAAACCCCGTGCTCTCACTTCCCAGGAGATGACATTCGTAAAGCTTCATACGCTCTATGGCTATCAGATCCTGACAGATTATGGGTTCCCCGAAGAGGTTGCCATGCTGGCGCAGAGCCACCATGAACGACTTGACGGCAGCGGCTATCCCTGGGAGCTTTCAGCCCTTCATATTCCCAAAGCTGTCCGGATACTAAGTGTCGTGGATGTCTATTCGGCCCTGTCCCTCGACCGTCCGTACCGGCCGGCGATGCCTTCGCATCAAGCCATTGAAATATTGTTTGAAGAGCAGCACGGACTCGAACTGGAGCTTATAAAAATGCTGTGTGAAATTCTGGAGATTTATCCGGTGGGAGCCACCGTAAGCCTGACAGATAAAAGCATCGCAAAGGTCGTGCGTGTGGACAGCAAAATTCCTACCTTTCCTCTGTTGAAAGACGCCCAATCCAAGCACGTATTCACCATGCCCACCAACCGGTCACTCAAGGTGGATACCATGCTGCAGCATGAATCCTAA
- a CDS encoding GntR family transcriptional regulator, with the protein MNQPLNLNKDAPPLYIQVKNDLKGKIEEGHWVPGDKITSELDLCEQYQVSRTTVRDAINELVWEKFLIRKRARGTFVLDYKERSVDKDYYTYIKSYTYELNELGQTAKTYQVSLQKIKATEKLADKLNIRVGDEVVELIRVRGSENRHPAYFKTYWQYKEEFSLNPEDYYGSFYELLNEKWIVLENIQEYLEAIIPDEEVTGALNISQETPVLKRVRQARNENYTFIEYTECFYVGEDYRYYIELTKGK; encoded by the coding sequence ATGAATCAGCCGTTAAATTTAAATAAAGATGCTCCTCCTTTATATATTCAAGTGAAAAATGATCTGAAGGGTAAAATTGAAGAGGGACACTGGGTACCGGGGGATAAAATTACGTCTGAATTGGACCTGTGTGAACAATACCAGGTCAGCAGAACCACCGTTCGGGACGCTATTAATGAATTAGTGTGGGAGAAATTTTTAATCCGTAAAAGAGCAAGGGGCACCTTTGTGCTTGATTACAAGGAACGCAGTGTTGATAAGGATTATTATACCTATATTAAGAGTTATACGTATGAATTAAATGAGCTGGGGCAAACAGCTAAAACCTATCAGGTCTCACTTCAAAAAATTAAGGCCACAGAAAAGCTCGCTGACAAACTCAATATAAGAGTAGGGGACGAAGTAGTAGAGCTTATTCGAGTGCGGGGCAGTGAAAATAGGCATCCGGCTTATTTTAAAACCTATTGGCAGTATAAAGAAGAATTTTCTTTAAACCCTGAAGATTACTATGGTTCTTTTTACGAACTATTAAATGAAAAATGGATTGTTCTGGAAAACATTCAGGAGTATTTAGAAGCAATTATTCCTGATGAAGAAGTGACTGGCGCATTAAATATTTCTCAGGAAACCCCGGTTTTAAAAAGAGTTCGGCAGGCAAGAAACGAGAATTATACTTTTATTGAATATACCGAATGCTTTTATGTAGGAGAAGATTACCGGTACTATATAGAATTAACGAAGGGCAAATAA